A window of Aquibium oceanicum genomic DNA:
ACTGTCCGTCCTATTCCTCGTCCTCGTCGTGCTTTCCCTTGAGCGAGGAGAGCTTGGCAAAGACCTTGCTGGCATCGAGCTCCTGGTCGTGGTCGGCCTCTTCCGGATCCACGGGCCTGCTTTCCGTCATCGAGGCCGGCAGCAAGGTGTCGCCGGTCGGAGCCTGAGGCTGAACGCCGCGCGAGGCGCGCTGGACTTCCAGGTCGAGGTCGATCTGCGAGCACAGACCGAGCGTCACGGGATCCATCGGCTGGAGGTTGGCCGCGTTCCAGTGGGTACGGTTGCGGATCTGCTCGATGGTCGACTTGGTGGTGCCGACGAGCCGCGAGATCTGGGCGTCCTTCAGTTCGGGATGATTGCGCACGAGCCACAGGATGGCGTTCGGACGGTCCTGGCGCTTCGACAGCGGCGTGTAACGGGGGCCCTTGCGCTTCGTCTCCGGGATGCGGACCTTCGGTTCGGAGAGCTTCGGGCGGTAGTTAGGGTCGGCTTCCGACTTTGCGATCTCCTCGCGCGTCAGCTGCCCGTTCATGACCGGGTCCATGCCCTTGATCCCCTGCGCCGACTCGCCGTCGGCGATCGCGCGCACTTCCAGCGGGTGAAGATGGCAGAAGAAGGCGATCTGGTCGAAGGACATAGCCGTGTTGTCGACCAGCCAGACGGCGGTCGCCTTTGGCATCAGGAGTTGATTGGCCATCGTAGAGTAAACTCCTCTCGTTCGCCCGCGTCCCTTGCGCGGGCGGTGGTACAAGCCACCAAGTTGGGAAATCACGGGCTCTATAACGCTTCCGGCCGTCATCCGCAACGATTAACCGGCTGTGCGGACGGCAGTCGATCCTGCCGCGGGGTGAGGGCGAGATGGGTAGGTGCTCAACTCGCGCGACAGGATGCGGAAGAGAAGAAGCGCTCGACCGCCGGCTCGAATGTCTCGTCTGGAACGAAGGCGCGGATGACGACGATGCCGGCGGGCTGGGCGAATTCGACGAAGAGGGATTTTGCGAATTCGTCGGGGAGGCTCTTTCGGAGCTCCAACATCTGGGCTGGCGATACGATGGCGAGATCGAGCGCCTTGGCCGTCGCAGTGCGGTCGTTGAAGCTATAGACGTTGTGGCCGCGGCGGTCGTAGATCGAGACCGACCAGAACGGCACGTCAGCGCGCGCGGTCACGTGGGTGGCGCCTTCGCTCAAATCGATGCGGCAGGCGCTCGCCCGGATGAAGGGATCGGTCAACGTGACGACCGGCGC
This region includes:
- a CDS encoding DUF1013 domain-containing protein — translated: MANQLLMPKATAVWLVDNTAMSFDQIAFFCHLHPLEVRAIADGESAQGIKGMDPVMNGQLTREEIAKSEADPNYRPKLSEPKVRIPETKRKGPRYTPLSKRQDRPNAILWLVRNHPELKDAQISRLVGTTKSTIEQIRNRTHWNAANLQPMDPVTLGLCSQIDLDLEVQRASRGVQPQAPTGDTLLPASMTESRPVDPEEADHDQELDASKVFAKLSSLKGKHDEDEE
- a CDS encoding DUF1254 domain-containing protein, producing MLRLLYALLLGLLGAAIIHIVILLLLPLITDADAWSRLAAEGETFEMVPLSTDAAPAPVVTLTDPFIRASACRIDLSEGATHVTARADVPFWSVSIYDRRGHNVYSFNDRTATAKALDLAIVSPAQMLELRKSLPDEFAKSLFVEFAQPAGIVVIRAFVPDETFEPAVERFFSSASCRAS